In Sphaeramia orbicularis chromosome 12, fSphaOr1.1, whole genome shotgun sequence, the following proteins share a genomic window:
- the ntf3 gene encoding neurotrophin-3, which produces MVTFITILQVNLVMSILLYVMVLVYLYGIQATNMDSSRQGQQQQQQQPSPDPLNSLIIQLLQADLTRGKSRGNHSQQGKSRDTEIQEKLPPLLGANSPLGEQGDAEQWATGGRSGGSSEGMVDQQVMLLNSDLLRQHKRYNSPRVLFSDRPPLQPPPLYLADDFVSSGPDGGVAGNKTRKKRYAEHRSYRGEYSVCDSESHWVTDKTQAVDIKGNPVTVLAKIKTITTEDIKQYFYETRCRSPPPFKGGCRGIDDKNWNSQCKTTQTYVRALTQEHNKVGWRWIRIDTSCVCALSRKRHRT; this is translated from the coding sequence ATCTTACAGGTGAATCTAGTGATGTCGATCCTGCTGTATGTCATGGTCCTCGTGTACCTCTATGGTATCCAGGCAACCAACATGGACAGCAGTCGCCaggggcagcagcagcagcagcagcagccaagtcCAGATCCTTTAAACTCTCTCATCATCCAGCTGCTGCAGGCCGACCTGACGAGGGGAAAGAGCCGAGGGAACCACAGCCAGCAGGGGAAGAGCAGGGACACGGAGATCCAGGAAAAACTTCCTCCTCTACTCGGTGCAAACTCTCCTCTGGGGGAGCAGGGCGACGCAGAGCAGTGGGCAACAGGTGGACGCAGTGGTGGAAGCAGTGAAGGTATGGTCGACCAGCAGGTGATGCTGTTGAACTCTGACCTGCTCAGGCAGCACAAGCGATACAACTCACCTCGAGTGCTGTTCAGTGACCGCCCACCACTGCAGCCGCCACCGCTGTACCTAGCGGATGATTTTGTGAGTAGTGGACCTGACGGTGGTGTGGcaggaaacaaaacaagaaagaaaCGTTATGCTGAACACAGAAGCTACCGTGGAGAATATTCTGTGTGCGACAGTGAGAGTCACTGGGTGACGGATAAAACTCAAGCCGTGGACATAAAGGGGAACCCTGTGACCGTTTTGGCCAAAATTAAAACCATTACAACAGAGGACATTAAACAGTACTTTTATGAGACACGCTGTCGGAGCCCTCCACCTTTTAAGGGTGGCTGCAGGGGCATCGATGACAAGAACTGGAACTCACAATGCAAGACAACACAGACGTATGTTCGAGCACTGACACAGGAGCATAATAAAGTGGGCTGGCGGTGGATACGCATTGATACTTCTTGTGTTTGTGCATTGTCGAGGAAACGTCATAGGACGTAA